The Verrucomicrobium spinosum DSM 4136 = JCM 18804 genome includes a region encoding these proteins:
- a CDS encoding glycosyltransferase, whose product MNRPTVASYCTTFLKPEMLHIYRQIKGLRRYETFVICKERQSEDLYPMPEGGIEVAPGVKSNFLRRFWLKYIKHEPAIVYRGEYGVLAGLLNRREADLMHVYFGHTGVHLLPFIQRWPKPTVVSFHGMDVQTRAHDPSYEIRLRQLLKASRLVLARSQSLLDRLLELDCPVDKVRMNRTGIPLDQFPTINRSWPDNGAWHLVQACRLIEKKGLDDAIHAFAAFAKVHPQSQFTIAGEGPLLDPLKKLRNDLGLRDKIHFPGFVKGPALCDLFHSAHLFIHPSRMTADQNQEGVPNAMLEAMATGLPVVATLHGGIPEAVRNGVTGLLVPERDRAGLERSLHDLTDSPATWERMGAAAALDVRENFESSEQIAKLEQAYDEARERR is encoded by the coding sequence TTGAACCGCCCCACCGTTGCCAGCTATTGCACGACATTTCTGAAGCCGGAGATGCTTCATATCTACCGTCAAATCAAAGGTTTGCGACGGTACGAGACGTTTGTGATCTGCAAAGAACGGCAGAGCGAAGACCTCTACCCCATGCCAGAGGGGGGCATCGAAGTCGCCCCCGGAGTGAAGAGCAACTTTCTGAGACGATTCTGGCTGAAATACATCAAACACGAGCCCGCGATCGTCTATCGGGGAGAGTACGGGGTGCTGGCGGGTCTGCTGAACCGGCGTGAGGCCGATCTGATGCACGTCTATTTTGGTCATACCGGCGTGCACCTTCTCCCCTTCATCCAACGGTGGCCGAAACCGACCGTGGTCTCATTTCACGGGATGGACGTTCAGACGCGGGCGCATGACCCGTCCTATGAAATCCGTCTTCGGCAATTGTTAAAGGCGTCCCGACTCGTGCTGGCGCGCTCCCAGTCCTTGCTGGACAGGCTGCTCGAACTGGATTGCCCGGTGGACAAGGTCCGTATGAACCGCACCGGCATCCCTCTTGACCAGTTTCCCACCATCAACCGTTCCTGGCCTGATAACGGGGCCTGGCACCTGGTGCAGGCGTGCCGATTGATCGAAAAGAAGGGTTTGGATGATGCCATCCATGCGTTTGCCGCCTTCGCCAAGGTCCATCCGCAGAGTCAGTTCACCATCGCAGGTGAAGGTCCGCTCCTCGATCCGCTCAAAAAACTGAGGAATGATCTGGGTTTGCGAGACAAAATCCATTTTCCCGGATTCGTGAAGGGTCCCGCCCTGTGTGACCTCTTCCACAGTGCGCACCTCTTCATCCATCCCAGCCGCATGACGGCCGATCAAAACCAGGAAGGCGTGCCCAATGCCATGCTGGAGGCCATGGCAACGGGATTGCCCGTGGTGGCAACACTTCATGGTGGCATCCCGGAGGCGGTGAGAAACGGCGTCACAGGGCTGCTCGTCCCGGAGCGTGACCGGGCTGGCTTGGAGCGGTCGTTGCATGATCTTACGGACAGCCCTGCCACCTGGGAGCGTATGGGGGCCGCGGCTGCCCTGGATGTGAGGGAAAACTTTGAATCCTCCGAGCAGATCGCCAAACTCGAGCAGGCGTACGACGAAGCCAGGGAAAGACGTTGA
- a CDS encoding glycosyltransferase, with protein sequence MPSCCPDAQDKSKPLVVSLCGTFLKPEMQSIYRQVTGFHRVRTIVYTQSHENADLFPFEPVKVLKKLPRPRPRGHFLKRFWYKHVLKVWPPPRPIERHVHPYYPYDLVDRLRRNDPALVHVYYGHKAVHYYEMIRAWGGPFVVSFHGVDVSKFLDRPAYVATLKKVFANAKLVMARSQSLLDRLVLLGCPKEKLRLNRTPIPLEHLNAVPRTSPHDGQWRLVQACRLIPKKGIITALKALKIVTETHPNVKYVICGVGPLSGKIQRTAAELELSSHLELRGWMSQDQLLQEYEAAHIFLHPSETTKDADQEGIPNSMLEAMATGLPVVATQHGGIPEAVSNGFDGLLVPERSPEQLAEALLTLMNAPALLTSLSTNAAASVRANFGSTAQVAAMEDVYFEAISRK encoded by the coding sequence ATGCCATCCTGTTGCCCTGACGCCCAAGACAAATCCAAACCGCTGGTCGTCTCTCTATGCGGCACCTTTCTGAAGCCGGAAATGCAGAGCATCTACCGGCAAGTGACGGGATTTCACCGGGTCCGCACCATCGTCTATACGCAGAGCCACGAAAACGCGGATCTGTTCCCCTTTGAACCGGTCAAGGTGCTGAAGAAACTGCCCCGTCCGCGGCCCCGCGGACACTTCCTAAAGCGCTTTTGGTACAAGCATGTGCTGAAGGTATGGCCTCCACCACGCCCCATTGAGCGCCATGTGCACCCCTACTATCCTTATGACCTGGTTGACCGTCTCAGGCGGAATGATCCAGCGCTGGTCCACGTGTACTATGGCCACAAGGCGGTGCATTATTATGAGATGATCCGGGCCTGGGGAGGACCGTTCGTGGTCTCATTTCACGGTGTGGATGTTTCCAAGTTCCTGGACCGGCCAGCCTATGTGGCCACCCTCAAGAAGGTGTTCGCGAACGCGAAGCTGGTGATGGCCCGAAGCCAGTCCCTCTTGGATCGGCTGGTCCTGCTCGGCTGCCCCAAGGAGAAGCTCCGGCTCAACCGCACTCCGATCCCGTTGGAACACCTTAATGCCGTTCCCAGGACCTCGCCGCACGATGGCCAGTGGCGACTGGTGCAAGCCTGCCGTTTGATCCCCAAGAAAGGGATCATCACAGCCCTCAAGGCATTGAAGATCGTCACGGAAACCCATCCTAACGTCAAATACGTAATCTGTGGCGTCGGGCCTCTGTCCGGCAAAATCCAACGCACCGCCGCCGAGCTGGAGCTGAGCTCGCATCTGGAACTCAGGGGCTGGATGAGCCAGGATCAACTGCTTCAGGAATATGAAGCAGCTCACATCTTCTTGCATCCGAGCGAGACGACCAAAGACGCCGACCAGGAGGGCATTCCCAACTCCATGCTGGAGGCCATGGCCACGGGGCTTCCCGTGGTGGCCACTCAGCATGGGGGGATCCCCGAAGCTGTAAGCAATGGATTTGATGGGCTGCTCGTACCCGAACGCAGTCCAGAGCAACTGGCTGAAGCCTTGCTGACCCTGATGAACGCGCCTGCACTGCTGACCTCCCTGTCCACAAACGCAGCCGCTTCGGTACGTGCCAACTTTGGCAGTACCGCTCAGGTCGCAGCCATGGAAGACGTGTACTTCGAGGCCATCAGCCGCAAGTAG
- a CDS encoding rhodanese-like domain-containing protein, with protein MQTPVALLCPTVLVWLMAGALQVLAKDPAVPARPPPLMLPATARYVSVAEARELLKGGKLGGIVDVRTPEEVTDSNHLPGARFVNLFVSNFDQSILNLGLDRTRPCLVYCALGGRAARTAARLDALGFKDVLVLQGGYEAWHRQSGELGP; from the coding sequence ATGCAGACTCCCGTCGCTCTTCTCTGCCCCACCGTACTGGTGTGGCTCATGGCAGGAGCCCTCCAAGTGCTGGCAAAGGACCCCGCAGTTCCCGCGCGCCCACCTCCCTTGATGCTGCCCGCGACTGCCAGATACGTGAGCGTGGCGGAAGCCAGGGAACTCTTAAAAGGAGGCAAACTAGGCGGGATCGTGGACGTCCGCACTCCTGAAGAAGTCACCGACAGCAATCACCTTCCCGGAGCAAGGTTCGTGAACCTCTTTGTGTCCAACTTTGACCAGTCCATTCTGAATCTGGGGCTGGACCGCACCCGCCCCTGTCTCGTGTACTGTGCCCTGGGCGGACGGGCCGCACGCACCGCAGCAAGACTGGATGCGCTCGGGTTCAAGGACGTACTAGTCCTGCAAGGGGGCTACGAAGCCTGGCACCGGCAGAGCGGGGAACTGGGGCCATGA
- a CDS encoding gamma-glutamylcyclotransferase family protein: MSAPEPVAASLQRIFVYGTLKRGLSNAHYLNGQTFVGTARTLPKYRMVNAGGYPGLYEVPEEEGGLRVHGEVWEVDASCRKELDLLEDVAVGLYELVPVDLEEPFVGGQVFTYLYRWSIMGRDDAGDDWREN, encoded by the coding sequence ATGAGCGCTCCAGAGCCGGTTGCAGCTTCTTTGCAGCGCATCTTTGTTTACGGGACGCTGAAGCGTGGCCTGAGCAATGCACATTATCTGAACGGTCAGACTTTTGTGGGCACCGCCCGCACCCTGCCGAAATATCGCATGGTGAATGCGGGCGGCTATCCGGGACTCTATGAGGTGCCAGAGGAGGAGGGGGGGCTCAGGGTTCACGGGGAAGTCTGGGAGGTGGATGCCAGCTGCCGCAAGGAGCTGGACCTTCTTGAAGATGTGGCTGTGGGGCTCTATGAACTGGTCCCTGTGGACCTGGAAGAGCCTTTTGTCGGAGGGCAAGTTTTCACCTACCTCTACCGCTGGTCCATCATGGGACGGGATGACGCGGGTGATGACTGGCGTGAGAATTGA
- a CDS encoding lipoyl protein ligase domain-containing protein, giving the protein MPSIPRLHLWQDTVPREGPLNMALDEAMLLQAEGVWMRVYGWEESSVSIGFSQPISVIPNAQAGWPMVRRWTGGGVVVHDGDWTYTLAAPAGSDLSEQRAVETYREIHEAMIRALHEAGMGECSLQSENTSDGMGVCFVEPAKFDVVWQEQKIAGAAQRRAKTGFLHQGTIQPVKLPADFGLLFARQLAMDVVVMDQMEMEARLLPKARELARDKYATMEWTLHRSVAASNPGPRLAGAGSNVLP; this is encoded by the coding sequence ATGCCATCCATTCCCCGCCTTCATCTCTGGCAAGACACGGTGCCCCGCGAGGGACCACTCAATATGGCCTTGGACGAGGCCATGCTGCTCCAGGCTGAAGGCGTGTGGATGCGGGTGTATGGCTGGGAGGAGTCGAGTGTCAGCATCGGGTTTTCTCAGCCGATTTCGGTGATTCCGAATGCTCAAGCGGGCTGGCCGATGGTGAGGCGCTGGACGGGTGGGGGAGTGGTGGTCCATGATGGGGACTGGACCTACACCCTGGCGGCTCCCGCTGGGAGTGACCTCAGCGAACAGCGAGCGGTGGAAACCTATCGGGAGATCCACGAGGCGATGATCCGTGCTCTTCATGAGGCGGGCATGGGTGAGTGCTCATTGCAGTCTGAGAACACCTCCGATGGCATGGGGGTTTGCTTTGTTGAGCCTGCGAAGTTCGACGTGGTGTGGCAGGAGCAAAAGATCGCCGGTGCAGCCCAACGTCGGGCGAAGACTGGATTCCTTCATCAGGGCACAATTCAGCCTGTGAAATTACCCGCTGACTTTGGCCTGCTGTTTGCACGTCAACTGGCGATGGATGTCGTCGTGATGGACCAAATGGAAATGGAGGCCCGGCTTCTTCCTAAAGCCCGGGAACTGGCCCGGGACAAGTATGCGACCATGGAATGGACACTTCACCGGAGTGTGGCTGCCTCGAACCCCGGGCCGCGACTTGCGGGTGCTGGATCCAACGTCCTGCCATGA
- a CDS encoding platelet-activating factor acetylhydrolase IB subunit has translation MKSILALLLCTASVALAQQSPTTGANPAKASVAATPVPVPNPKVAVTPVERPEPGCKARHSRFNEISSKGESTLVFLGDSITQGWEGSGKVAWEKHWAPLGAANFGIGGDRTEHVLWRLENGNFDGLKPKLVVLMIGTNNTGHQNRNGYLCSAEQTAEGVKAIISKVQQKCPGAKVLLLGIFPRGADNNDAFRKQNAATNSLIKTYADDKSIYYMDLGEKFLEPDGTLSQEIMPDRLHLSPKGYEIWAEAIDGKVKELMGS, from the coding sequence ATGAAATCCATCCTCGCCCTCCTGCTCTGCACCGCTTCTGTCGCATTGGCCCAGCAATCTCCCACGACTGGCGCGAATCCTGCCAAGGCCTCGGTCGCTGCGACGCCGGTGCCGGTGCCAAATCCCAAGGTGGCGGTAACGCCCGTCGAGCGCCCGGAACCCGGCTGTAAGGCACGCCATTCGCGGTTCAATGAGATCTCCAGCAAAGGGGAGTCCACCCTCGTCTTTCTCGGGGACTCCATCACCCAAGGCTGGGAAGGATCTGGCAAGGTTGCCTGGGAAAAGCACTGGGCCCCTCTTGGTGCCGCAAATTTCGGCATCGGTGGTGATCGCACGGAGCACGTCCTCTGGCGTCTGGAGAACGGGAACTTTGATGGCTTGAAGCCCAAGCTGGTGGTGCTGATGATTGGCACAAACAACACCGGCCATCAGAACCGCAACGGGTACTTGTGCAGTGCGGAACAGACTGCAGAAGGCGTGAAGGCGATCATCAGCAAGGTGCAGCAAAAGTGCCCGGGCGCCAAAGTCCTCCTGCTCGGAATCTTCCCTCGCGGCGCGGACAACAACGATGCCTTCCGCAAGCAAAACGCGGCCACCAACAGCCTGATCAAGACGTACGCCGATGACAAGTCCATCTACTACATGGACCTTGGAGAAAAGTTCCTTGAACCGGACGGAACGCTCTCCCAGGAAATCATGCCCGACCGCCTGCATCTGTCGCCCAAGGGATACGAAATTTGGGCAGAAGCCATCGACGGGAAGGTCAAGGAGCTCATGGGGAGCTAG
- a CDS encoding urease accessory UreF family protein produces MIARFPQPSTSRSSGTDPNGELALRSAESRAEHDENLSWVRWMFQGVRAQCEAILFHTHGEAGRHTMIKDWEGFLDRPWKDWIAPCLLDAWRTADAGDLDALLAVDAKLGRLLPAEGRSRSLFAGELLLKSTRGAKYQGVLGHLRQRIDVETREVHLATVWAAVSVVFQLPVADVVGEYLREEWMTSTGRHAHHADPQGLLSFAATAHRTLRDAGFHDLQIRSA; encoded by the coding sequence ATGATAGCCCGGTTTCCCCAGCCTTCAACGTCGCGCTCGTCCGGTACCGATCCGAACGGGGAACTGGCGTTGCGCAGCGCGGAATCCCGGGCCGAGCATGACGAGAATCTCTCATGGGTAAGGTGGATGTTTCAGGGGGTGCGCGCCCAGTGTGAGGCGATTCTGTTCCATACTCATGGAGAGGCGGGACGGCACACCATGATCAAGGACTGGGAGGGTTTTCTCGACCGCCCCTGGAAGGACTGGATCGCTCCCTGCCTCTTGGATGCCTGGCGGACGGCGGATGCCGGGGATTTGGACGCGCTCCTTGCGGTGGACGCCAAGTTGGGGAGGCTGCTACCTGCTGAGGGCCGCTCGCGCAGTCTTTTTGCCGGGGAGCTTTTACTGAAGAGCACCCGTGGTGCCAAATATCAAGGGGTGCTCGGTCACCTGCGGCAGCGGATCGATGTCGAGACTCGCGAAGTCCATCTGGCAACGGTTTGGGCTGCAGTGTCCGTAGTATTTCAGCTCCCAGTTGCAGATGTGGTGGGGGAGTATCTGCGTGAGGAGTGGATGACCTCAACGGGGCGTCATGCCCACCATGCCGATCCACAAGGATTGCTCAGTTTTGCTGCCACCGCCCACCGCACGCTCCGGGATGCCGGTTTTCATGACCTACAGATCAGGTCGGCATGA
- a CDS encoding YkgJ family cysteine cluster protein has product MSLDTSKVSYLCQRCGNCCRWPGDVIVTPEEVDAIARHVGMEVDEFIQTRTRLSANRKHLSIIDKEDGSCFFLEGKNSCLIQPVKPAQCSGFPNSWQFPGWRDVCEAIEIPAKAG; this is encoded by the coding sequence ATGTCGCTTGACACCTCGAAAGTCTCTTATCTGTGCCAGCGCTGCGGCAACTGCTGCCGCTGGCCCGGCGATGTGATTGTGACTCCTGAGGAAGTGGATGCGATTGCCCGCCACGTGGGCATGGAGGTGGATGAGTTCATTCAAACTCGTACGCGGCTCAGCGCGAATCGGAAACACCTGTCCATCATCGACAAGGAGGACGGCTCATGCTTTTTTCTTGAGGGAAAGAACTCCTGCCTCATTCAGCCGGTCAAACCCGCTCAGTGCAGCGGATTTCCCAATTCCTGGCAGTTTCCTGGGTGGCGCGATGTTTGCGAAGCCATTGAGATTCCCGCAAAAGCAGGATGA
- a CDS encoding YidB family protein gives MSLLGDLARQLMSGAPGEESESMPGANAPGSPNLVQLGIALVSQSGGLDGLIAKFQQGGLGDLISSWVGRGGNLPVSGEQILQVLGRGPVQQIADESGTDTETAASGLAQILPGLVDQLTPNGESVSGSALQQGLQSLLGGDLKKFFS, from the coding sequence ATGAGCCTGCTAGGAGATCTGGCGCGCCAGCTAATGAGTGGCGCGCCTGGAGAGGAAAGTGAATCCATGCCCGGAGCAAATGCCCCGGGAAGCCCTAATCTCGTGCAATTGGGCATTGCACTGGTCAGTCAATCTGGAGGACTCGACGGACTGATTGCGAAGTTCCAACAAGGCGGTCTGGGGGATCTGATCTCCTCTTGGGTGGGGCGGGGTGGCAATCTGCCTGTCAGTGGGGAGCAAATACTGCAGGTGCTTGGCCGAGGTCCGGTGCAACAAATTGCCGATGAGTCCGGTACGGACACCGAAACGGCCGCCAGCGGGCTTGCCCAGATCCTCCCGGGTCTGGTTGACCAGCTCACTCCCAATGGCGAATCCGTATCAGGAAGTGCCCTGCAACAGGGGCTGCAAAGCCTGTTGGGAGGTGACCTGAAGAAATTCTTCAGCTAA
- the nspC gene encoding carboxynorspermidine decarboxylase, whose translation MSYTAPTSFDPARVATPAYVVDLALLKKNLTLLHEVQEASGAKILLALKGFSMFSTFGLVREYLHGCCASGLNEALLAHHEFGKEVHVYCPAFKEAEMEQILPIACHISFNSLAQWQRFKPVLEGAEGNRPSPGLRVNPELSTVEVALYDPCSPGCRLGTRDVELEGADLTGLEGLHFHALCEQNSDVLERVIESVERRFPKFLKQVKWVNMGGGHHITKPGYDVERLVRIVKAFRERHDVEVYLEPGEAIALNTGYLVTSVLDIVGAEEKTAILDTSATCHMPDVLEMPYRPQIIGAGLPGEHGYTYKLGGTSCLAGDVIGAYSFPEPLHLGQKLIFTDMGHYTMVKTTTFNGVPHPDIDTYDPATGELRVVRRFGYEDFRNRLS comes from the coding sequence ATGTCCTACACTGCCCCGACTTCTTTTGACCCCGCCCGTGTTGCCACCCCCGCATACGTGGTGGACCTTGCCCTGCTTAAGAAGAACCTCACCCTGCTGCACGAGGTGCAGGAAGCGTCTGGAGCGAAGATCCTCCTGGCCCTCAAGGGCTTCTCCATGTTCTCCACCTTTGGGTTGGTCCGCGAGTATCTGCATGGATGTTGCGCGAGCGGGCTCAACGAGGCGCTGCTGGCCCATCATGAATTTGGAAAAGAAGTGCACGTCTATTGCCCGGCATTCAAGGAGGCAGAGATGGAACAGATCCTGCCCATAGCCTGCCACATCTCTTTTAACTCTCTTGCCCAGTGGCAGCGATTTAAACCGGTGCTGGAAGGCGCTGAAGGCAATCGCCCGAGCCCCGGGCTGCGCGTGAATCCCGAGCTCTCGACGGTCGAAGTGGCCCTCTACGATCCCTGTTCTCCAGGATGTCGGTTGGGGACCCGAGACGTCGAGTTGGAAGGGGCTGATTTGACCGGTCTCGAAGGGCTCCACTTTCACGCGCTGTGTGAACAGAACTCCGACGTGCTGGAGCGAGTTATCGAATCTGTAGAGCGACGTTTTCCCAAGTTTCTCAAGCAAGTGAAGTGGGTGAACATGGGAGGAGGCCACCACATCACCAAACCTGGCTACGATGTAGAGAGACTCGTGCGAATTGTGAAGGCGTTTCGTGAGCGTCACGATGTGGAAGTGTATCTTGAGCCCGGTGAGGCTATCGCGCTGAATACAGGCTATTTGGTCACCTCGGTGCTGGACATTGTGGGAGCAGAGGAAAAAACCGCCATCCTCGATACCTCCGCCACCTGCCATATGCCGGATGTGCTGGAGATGCCCTATCGACCCCAGATCATTGGGGCCGGTCTGCCTGGCGAGCATGGGTACACCTACAAGCTGGGGGGGACATCCTGCCTGGCAGGTGATGTGATCGGGGCTTACTCGTTCCCCGAGCCCCTGCACCTCGGTCAGAAACTTATCTTCACTGACATGGGCCACTATACGATGGTCAAAACGACCACCTTCAACGGAGTGCCCCACCCAGACATTGATACCTACGATCCTGCCACGGGGGAGCTGCGAGTGGTGCGCCGCTTCGGCTACGAAGACTTCCGGAACCGGTTGTCGTAG
- a CDS encoding ABC transporter permease: MKKNLGISLLLLFVCVVTSLVNPNFLIPYNAENLVNWVSLYAIIGLAVTFVIITGGIDLSIGSVVGLVGTVLGWLLVEKGWPVPVALVVTAALSASIGLVHGLLITKVKLQPFVVTLCGLLIYRGVARWLVHDGTLGFGTAYDGQRWFANGRIALPFFGDYRLPAPLIILAVIAGLAAVFLNKTVWGRHLFALGRNEEAARYSGIRTDRLVILSYVLCSTLAGIGGILFALDVNTVQPASQGNFYELYAIAAAVLGGCSLRGGEGSVIGVLIGTALIRVLLNAINILGIATQLEFVVLGMVILLGAIADEYLRRNRSRRQLKRATPTG, translated from the coding sequence ATGAAAAAAAACTTGGGGATCAGCCTGCTTTTGCTGTTTGTCTGCGTGGTCACCTCGCTGGTGAATCCAAATTTCCTGATACCGTACAACGCTGAGAACCTCGTCAACTGGGTGTCCCTCTACGCGATCATCGGCTTGGCGGTGACCTTCGTCATCATCACTGGTGGGATTGACCTCAGCATCGGCAGCGTGGTGGGTCTGGTGGGCACTGTCCTGGGATGGCTGTTGGTTGAGAAGGGCTGGCCCGTGCCAGTGGCGTTGGTGGTCACCGCGGCGCTGTCGGCCTCCATTGGGTTGGTGCACGGGCTTCTCATCACCAAGGTCAAGTTGCAGCCGTTCGTTGTGACTTTGTGCGGCCTGCTAATTTATCGGGGCGTGGCGAGATGGCTCGTGCACGACGGCACTCTCGGTTTTGGTACGGCCTATGATGGGCAGCGCTGGTTCGCCAATGGTCGCATCGCCCTTCCCTTTTTTGGCGACTACCGACTTCCGGCACCCCTGATCATCCTGGCAGTGATCGCAGGTCTTGCAGCGGTATTCTTGAACAAGACCGTCTGGGGGCGTCACTTGTTCGCGCTGGGGCGGAATGAGGAGGCCGCGCGGTACAGCGGCATTCGCACGGACCGCCTGGTGATCTTATCCTACGTGCTGTGCTCTACCCTCGCAGGCATCGGTGGCATTCTCTTCGCGCTGGACGTGAATACGGTGCAGCCCGCCTCGCAGGGAAACTTCTACGAGCTCTATGCCATTGCGGCGGCCGTTCTCGGGGGATGCAGCCTTCGGGGAGGAGAGGGGAGCGTGATCGGAGTCCTCATCGGTACCGCTCTGATTCGGGTTCTACTGAACGCCATCAACATTTTGGGGATTGCCACCCAGCTGGAATTTGTCGTCCTCGGTATGGTGATCCTTTTGGGCGCGATTGCCGACGAGTACCTGCGGCGAAACCGGAGCAGACGCCAGCTGAAAAGAGCAACGCCGACGGGCTGA
- a CDS encoding sugar ABC transporter ATP-binding protein: MSDLLSVQNLSKQFPGVRALDDVSLAVAKGELVAVIGENGAGKSTLMKILAGMQSPDRGQIQFEGRTVGLSGVQHAQSLGIALIHQELVLADNLDAAGNVFLGREPRQSIFIRHEVMRQRAQILLDQLGAGFLATTPVADLSLGQRQLVEIAKALSLDAKLIIMDEPTSSLSLRETETLFRVIADLRSRGLSILYISHRLGEVKLLADRVVALRDGRNVGALSREEITHDAMVRLMVGRDLSGARPLDARPPGERVLEVKSLRTQAFPANRLTFHVCRGEMVGLAGLVGAGRTEVLRALFGVVPPLAGEVRVAGQLLPARHPDQAVAAGLALVPEDRKTLGVFLEESVQWNVALTTLARDAKAGIFVNEQAGSALAADLGQQLRIKAASPDTLVGTLSGGNQQKVVLGKWLALAPKVLLLDEPTRGIDVGAKAEIYQLMERLTAEGMAVLFASSEMEEVLAMSDRVLVMHEGRLSGELSRAEATEESIMALATGITAPNQSLH; encoded by the coding sequence ATGAGCGATCTGCTGTCAGTTCAGAATCTAAGCAAACAGTTCCCCGGTGTCCGGGCTCTGGACGATGTGAGTCTGGCAGTCGCAAAAGGAGAACTGGTGGCTGTCATCGGGGAGAACGGAGCCGGCAAGAGCACGCTCATGAAGATCCTGGCGGGCATGCAGTCCCCTGACCGCGGACAGATCCAATTTGAAGGTCGCACTGTGGGTCTGTCAGGAGTCCAGCATGCGCAGTCTCTGGGGATCGCTTTGATTCATCAGGAACTGGTGCTGGCGGACAATCTCGATGCCGCTGGCAATGTCTTTCTAGGCAGGGAGCCCCGGCAGAGCATTTTCATCCGCCACGAGGTGATGCGGCAGCGCGCTCAGATCCTGCTGGACCAACTGGGCGCTGGCTTCTTGGCCACCACACCTGTCGCAGATTTGTCCCTTGGCCAGCGTCAGCTGGTTGAGATTGCCAAGGCGCTCTCACTGGACGCGAAGCTGATCATCATGGATGAGCCGACTTCGAGTCTCTCGCTGAGGGAGACAGAGACTCTCTTTCGCGTCATCGCCGACCTCCGGAGTCGCGGATTGAGCATCCTCTACATCTCGCACCGGCTGGGCGAGGTGAAGCTTCTCGCAGACCGGGTGGTTGCGCTGCGGGACGGTCGAAATGTGGGGGCACTTTCGAGGGAGGAAATAACCCACGACGCCATGGTGAGGCTGATGGTGGGCAGGGATCTTTCCGGTGCCCGGCCATTGGATGCAAGACCGCCCGGAGAGAGGGTGCTGGAGGTGAAATCCCTCCGCACGCAGGCCTTTCCCGCCAATCGGTTGACGTTTCATGTGTGTCGTGGTGAGATGGTTGGCCTGGCGGGTTTGGTGGGGGCGGGTCGGACAGAGGTGTTGCGCGCCCTGTTCGGGGTGGTGCCTCCGCTTGCTGGGGAGGTGAGAGTGGCGGGTCAGTTGCTTCCTGCACGTCATCCGGATCAGGCTGTTGCTGCCGGCCTTGCTCTGGTCCCGGAGGACCGGAAGACCTTGGGTGTCTTTTTGGAGGAGTCTGTGCAATGGAATGTCGCCCTGACCACCCTGGCTCGCGATGCCAAGGCTGGAATCTTTGTGAATGAACAGGCCGGTTCCGCCCTGGCTGCGGACCTGGGGCAACAATTGCGAATCAAGGCCGCCTCTCCCGATACCTTGGTCGGCACATTGTCCGGTGGCAATCAGCAGAAGGTTGTCCTGGGCAAGTGGCTGGCTTTGGCTCCCAAGGTGCTGTTGTTGGATGAGCCGACCCGCGGAATCGATGTGGGTGCCAAAGCTGAAATCTATCAACTGATGGAGAGGCTGACTGCTGAAGGCATGGCGGTGCTCTTCGCCAGCAGCGAAATGGAGGAGGTGCTGGCCATGTCTGACCGTGTGCTCGTGATGCACGAAGGGCGGCTGAGCGGGGAGCTCTCCAGGGCCGAAGCGACCGAGGAGAGCATTATGGCACTGGCCACTGGCATCACGGCCCCAAATCAGAGCCTGCATTGA